A region from the Ciconia boyciana chromosome 1, ASM3463844v1, whole genome shotgun sequence genome encodes:
- the GALNT4 gene encoding polypeptide N-acetylgalactosaminyltransferase 4, whose product MRIRLARRWTWVRKSCVFLGFLMIAYFVVELSVSSFGASLAGESITKGKWERRFSDRAEEAVDLARPVYDKSPPDPYAPGEWGKPSRLQLSPDEKKQEEELIEKYAINIYLSDKISLHRHIEDNRLSGCKTKSYNYRRLPTTSVIIAFYNEAWSTLLRTIHSVLETSPSVLLKEIILVDDLSDKVYLKAELEKYISSLKRVRLIRTNKREGLVRARLIGATFATGDVLTFLDCHCECVSGWLEPLLERIAENETVIVCPVIDTIDWKTFEYYMQTSEPMIGGFDWRLTFQWHSVPKHERLRRKSETDPIRSPTMAGGLFAVSKKYFEYLGTYDTGMDVWGGENLELSFRVWQCGGMLEIHPCSHVGHVFPKRAPYARPNFLQNTARAAEVWMDEYKEHFYNRNPSARKENYGDISERKILRERLKCKSFNWYLKNIFSELHVPEDRAGWHGAIRSAGIASECLDYVLPEHNPTGAHLSLFGCHGQGGNQFFEYTSNKEIRFNSVTELCAEVPEHEDFIGMRSCPKDGSPIPEIIIWHFKEDGTIYHPHSGKCLTAYRTTEGRADVQMRTCNAADKNQIWKFEK is encoded by the coding sequence ATGAGGATCCGTCTGGCGAGAAGATGGACGTGGGTCCGCAAAAGCTGCGTGTTTCTCGGTTTCTTGATGATCGCTTACTTTGTGGTCGAGCTGTCGGTTTCTTCCTTCGGTGCCTCCCTCGCCGGGGAGAGCATCACCAAAGGGAAATGGGAGAGGCGCTTTTCTGACAGAGCAGAAGAAGCTGTGGATTTGGCTCGTCCAGTTTATGACAAATCCCCGCCTGATCCTTATGCCCCGGGAGAATGGGGTAAGCCCTCTCGCCTGCAGCTGAGTCctgatgaaaagaaacaggaagaagaaCTGATTGAGAAGTAtgcaattaatatttatttgagTGATAAAATCTCTCTTCACCGGCACATTGAAGATAATCGACTGAGTGGCTGTAAAACTAAATCTTATAACTACAGAAGGCTGCCCACGACATCTGTTATAATCGCTTTTTACAATGAAGCCTGGTCGACGTTGCTGCGGACAATACATAGTGTTCTTGAAACATCACCTTCAGTGCTTCTAAAAGAAATTATACTGGTGGATGACTTGAGTGATAAAGTGTATTTGAAGGCTGAACTTGAAAAATACATAAGCAGTCTGAAAAGAGTTCGTTTGATAAGAACCAACAAACGAGAAGGATTGGTTCGTGCACGCTTAATTGGCGCTACCTTTGCTACTGGTGATGTCCTCACCTTTCTAGACTGTCACTGTGAATGTGTCTCCGGCTGGCTGGAACCACTACTTGAGAGGATTGCTGAGAACGAGACTGTTATTGTTTGTCCTGTCATTGACACCATTGACTGGAAAACATTTGAATACTACATGCAAACATCAGAGCCCATGATTGGGGGGTTTGACTGGCGGCTGACTTTCCAGTGGCACTCAGTGCCTAAACATGAACGTCTCAGGCGCAAATCTGAAACTGATCCAATCAGATCCCCAACGATGGCTGGTGGCTTGTTTGCTGTCAGCAAGAAGTATTTTGAGTACCTGGGTACCTACGATACAGGAATGGatgtttggggaggggagaacTTAGAATTATCATTTAGGGTTTGGCAGTGTGGAGGCATGTTGGAAATTCATCCATGCTCCCATGTAGGCCATGTGTTTCCAAAGCGTGCGCCCTATGCTAGACCAAATTTCCTTCAGAACACGGCACGTGCTGCTGAGGTGTGGATGGATGAATACAAAGAGCACTTTTACAACAGAAATCcttcagcaagaaaagaaaactatggagatatttctgaaagaaagataCTAAGAGAGCGTTTGAAATGCAAGAGTTTTaactggtatttaaaaaacatattttctgagTTGCATGTACCAGAAGATCGTGCTGGCTGGCACGGTGCTATCCGCAGTGCAGGAATAGCTTCAGAATGCCTTGACTATGTCTTACCAGAACATAATCCTACTGGGGCTCACCTTTCTCTCTTCGGATGTCATGGTCAGGGAGGCAATCAATTTTTTGAATACACATCAAACAAGGAGATTAGATTTAACTCTGTAACTGAGCTATGTGCTGAAGTCCCTGAGCATGAAGACTTCATAGGTATGAGGAGCTGCCCAAAAGATGGATCTCCTATTCCAGAAATTATTATATGGCATTTCAAAGAAGATGGGACTATTTATCATCCTCATTCAGGAAAGTGCCTTACTGCTTATCGTACAACTGAGGGGCGTGCTGACGTGCAAATGAGAACGTGTAATGCTGcagataaaaatcagatttggaAATTTGAGAAATAA